Proteins found in one Triticum aestivum cultivar Chinese Spring chromosome 4D, IWGSC CS RefSeq v2.1, whole genome shotgun sequence genomic segment:
- the LOC123098571 gene encoding uncharacterized protein translates to MPPTTSLLLAQCGRHSPPALVDDAMREIFLRVPADDPKTLVRAAAVCTTWSRILSDVIFTREYRAFHGAPPMLGFLHNTHHERSWGRGRIKQHEEYLVSNFVSAASFRPPACHERRHWRVLDSRHGLVLFHTPKRDEDFVVCDLVTYDRWRIDAAPDCAEIIWNRQDDDDEEDEEEVEGVTWNAAVLCAKDGCDHLYCHGGPFLVALVGSDEEQELTFASVYSSKTDEWSDMISIEGPNAIEMTGQIGVVGNKVYFQCAYTQSIVEYNMGEEELSLIGPIFEDDREDMPTIDLMGMEEGMLLFATVLEPRLYLWSMEAGSNGAAPLARRRVIELEPLLPSGALLDVFVVGFAEGVGLIFLSTKAGLYTIELNSGRSKEVHRASSFKRVMPYTSFYTRAWGRMPTSD, encoded by the exons ATGCCCCCCACGACGAGCCTCCTTCTGGCGCAGTGCGGCCGCCACTCGCCGCCGGCGCTGGTCGACGACGCCATGAGGGAGATCTTCCTGCGCGTCCCGGCGGACGACCCCAAGAccctcgtccgcgccgccgccgtctgcaCGACCTGGAGCCGCATCCTCTCCGACGTCATCTTCACCCGCGAGTACCGCGCCTTCCACGGGGCGCCGCCCATGCTGGGCTTCCTCCACAACACGCACCACGAGAGGTCGTGGGGGAGAGGGAGGATCAAGCAGCACGAGGAGTACCTGGTCTCCAACTTCGTCTCCGCCGCGTCCTTCCGCCCGCCGGCCTGCCACGAGCGCCGCCACTGGCGCGTCCTCGACTCCCGCCACGGCCTCGTCCTCTTCCACACCCCCAAAAGGGACGAGGACTTCGTCGTGTGCGACCTCGTCACCTACGACCGGTGGAGGATCGACGCCGCCCCCGATTGCGCGGAAATCATCTGGAATCGTcaagatgacgacgatgaggaggacgaggaagaggtcgAGGGAGTAACCTGGAATGCTGCAGTGCTCTGCGCCAAGGATGGATGCGACCACCTCTACTGCCATGGCGGCCCTTTCCTTGTGGCCCTCGTCGGCTCCGACGAGGAACAGGAGCTCACCTTTGCATCCGTATACTCATCAAAGACTGATGAGTGGAGTGACATGATCTCCATTGAGGGGCCGAATGCCATCGAGATGACTGGGCAAATTGGCGTTGTTGGAAATAAGGTCTATTTCCAATGTGCATATACCCAAAGTATTGTGGAGTACAACATGGGTGAGGAAGAACTATCGCTGATTGGTCCAATATTTGAAGATGATAGAGAGGACATGCCGACCATTGACCTCATGGGGATGGAGGAGGGCATGCTGCTGTTCGCCACCGTGCTGGAGCCTAGActctacctatggtcaatggaaGCTGGCTCCAATGGAGCTGCGCCATTGGCACGGCGCAGAGTCATTGAGCTCGAACCGTTGCTCCCTTCTGGTGCCCTCTTGGATGTGTTCGTGGTTGGTTTTGCAGAAGGTGTTGGTCTCATCTTCCTGAGTACAAAGGCTGGGTTGTACACAATTGAGCTCAACTCAGGCCGAAGCAAGGAGGTACATAGAGCGTCATCTTTCAAAAGAGTCATGCCCTACACAAGCTTCTACACTAGAG CTTGGGGGCGAATGCCGACCTCTGACTAA